In one window of Camarhynchus parvulus chromosome 18, STF_HiC, whole genome shotgun sequence DNA:
- the LOC115911186 gene encoding LOW QUALITY PROTEIN: cytochrome P450 2C5-like (The sequence of the model RefSeq protein was modified relative to this genomic sequence to represent the inferred CDS: inserted 1 base in 1 codon; deleted 1 base in 1 codon), with amino-acid sequence MDAGLLVTLLLLLLLLSVLWLLVWRGDPRSSRLPPGPAPWPILGNLWQKDVLPLYRHYEKLSSTYGPIFTVWLGLKPVVVLCGYEVVKDALVGHSEEFGGRPTIPLLMQLSKNYGFVSDNEKKWRELRRFTLSTLRDFGMGKSSMSQKVQQEAQHLVELLAKLRGNAFEPMTVFRHAVSNVICSVVFGSRYSYSDAAFLELLNAVGNYVSFFCPPWPRCTTPSPASWTGSQGRTRRSXADCQKLKDHIQEKVQFHQLTLDSSCPRDYIDCFLIRAEKEKGSPETMYSHEDLIMSVFNLFGAGTVTTSNTLVFFLLMLAKHPHIQAKVQEEIDAVVGTGRAPSMEDKLRMPYTNAVIHELQRFHKTRIENFPRMTTQDVQFRGYTIPKGTPVIPVLSSVHSDPTQWENPKKVDPTHFLDEKGEFRKREAFMAFSAGKRMCPGEALARIELFLFLTTLLQSFTFQLATEHRELDLFSLWLEIERRAIPGKFFALPRPVFS; translated from the exons TCCTGTGGCTCCTGGTCTGGAGAGGTGACCCCAGGAGCAGCCGGCTGCCTCCTGGCCCAGCTCCGTGGCCCATCCTGGGCAACCTGTGGCAGAAGGATGTGCTGCCCCTGTACAGGCACTATGAGAAG ctcagcagcacctaCGGCCCCATCTTCACTGTGTGGCTGGGGCTGAAGCCGGTGGTGGTGCTCTGCGGGTACGAGGTGGTGAAGGACGCCCTGGTGGGACACTCCGAAGAGTTTGGGGGCAGACCCACCATCCCCCTCCTGATGCAGCTCTCCAAAAACTACG gaTTTGTCTCTGACAACGAGAAGAAGTGGCGGGAGCTGCGGAGGTTCACACTCAGCACCCTGCGGGACTTTGGCATGGGGAAGAGCTCCATGTCCCAGAAGGTGCAGCAGGAGGCTCAGCAcctggtggagctgctggcaaAGCTCAGAG gcaACGCCTTTGAGCCGATGACCGTGTTCAGACACGCCGTGTCCAACGTGATCTGCTCCGTGGTGTTTGGGAGCCGCTACAGCTACAGCGACGCAGcgttcctggagctgctcaacGCCGTGGGGAACTACGTCAGCTTCTTC TGTCCCCCGTGGCCAAG gtgtACAACACCTTCCCCAGCATCATGGACCGGCTCCCAGGGCCGCACAAGAAGGT TGGCCGACTGCCAGAAGCTGAAGGACCACATCCAGGAGAAGGTGCAGTTCCACCAGCTGACTCTGGACTCCAGCTGCCCCCGGGACTACATCGACTGTTTCCTGATCAGAGCAGAGAAG GAGAAGGGCAGCCCAGAGACCATGTACAGCCACGAAGACCTGATCATGTCAGTGTTCAACCTCTTCGGGGCCGGGACGGTGACAACAAGCAACACCCTGGTGTTCTTCCTGCTGATGCTGGCAAAGCACCCCCACATCCAAG CCAAGGTCCAGGAGGAGATCGACGCCGTGGTGGGCACTGGCCGTGCCCCCAGCATGGAGGACAAGCTGAGGATGCCCTACACCAACGCTGTGATCCACGAGCTGCAGCGCTTCCACAAGACCCGCATCGAGAACTTCCCGCGCATGACGACACAGGACGTCCAGTTCAGGGGCTACACCATCCCCAAG GGCACTCCTGTTATTCCGGTCCTTTCCTCTGTGCATTCGGATCCAACCCAGTGGGAGAACCCCAAAAAAGTGGACCCCACACACTTCCTGGATGAGAAGGGCGAGTTCAGGAAGCGCGAGGCCTTCATGGCATTCTCAGCAG GGAAGCGGATGTGCCCGGGGGAGGCGCTGGCCCGCATCGAGCTCTTCCTGTTCCTCACCACGCTGCTGCAGAGCTTCACCTTCCAGCTGGCCAcggagcacagggagctggatTTGTTCTCCCTGTGGCTCGAGATCGAGAGGAGGGCGATCCCGGGCAAGTTCTTCGCTCTCCCACGCCCGGTGTTCTCCtaa